In the Flavobacterium pallidum genome, one interval contains:
- a CDS encoding ABC transporter permease — protein sequence MFDKDKWNEILQALSANVFRTVLTAFGVFWGIFILVILLAAGKGLENGVMKDFSGMSTNTVFLWTQNTSKPFKGLPKNRSYNFKNSDVQALRENFPNLMYISPRNQLGGYQGSNNVIRGTKTQAYTVYGDYPELAYQESKAIVKGRFINYNDINQKRKTAVIGEGVISGLYDKGEEILGSYIKINGVNFMVVGVYKSKSNNGNAEEEQKQIYVPFTAFQQAFNYGDVVGWMTITAKDGTSITDLKADIFRFLRTRHDVDPDDERAIGNFDLYEEFSKINGLFVILKFIAYFVGVLVLLSGVIGISNIMLIVVKERTKEIGIRRAIGASPGTIRSQILTESIFLTILAGMLGIAAAAGVLAIINAILDNMDSEGMMFANPSVDLGVVFSALMILVFSGLLAGFIPAQIAIKVKPVDALRAE from the coding sequence ATGTTTGACAAAGACAAATGGAATGAAATTTTACAAGCGCTGAGTGCGAATGTCTTCAGGACGGTGCTCACCGCGTTTGGTGTATTCTGGGGTATTTTCATCCTTGTGATTCTGCTCGCCGCCGGCAAAGGACTGGAAAATGGTGTGATGAAGGACTTTTCAGGCATGTCGACCAATACGGTGTTCCTTTGGACACAAAACACCTCGAAACCATTCAAGGGATTACCCAAAAACCGCAGTTACAATTTCAAAAACAGTGATGTGCAGGCGCTTCGCGAAAACTTTCCTAACCTGATGTACATTTCCCCGAGGAACCAGCTTGGCGGTTATCAGGGTTCGAATAATGTGATCCGCGGCACTAAAACCCAGGCTTATACGGTTTACGGCGATTATCCTGAACTCGCGTACCAGGAATCAAAAGCGATTGTAAAAGGAAGGTTTATCAACTACAATGACATTAACCAAAAGCGGAAAACGGCCGTAATTGGTGAAGGCGTTATTTCAGGATTGTATGATAAGGGCGAAGAAATTTTGGGTTCTTACATCAAGATCAACGGCGTTAATTTTATGGTTGTCGGCGTATACAAATCCAAATCGAATAACGGCAATGCCGAAGAAGAGCAAAAGCAGATTTATGTGCCGTTTACCGCATTCCAGCAGGCTTTCAATTATGGCGATGTCGTCGGGTGGATGACAATTACGGCAAAGGATGGCACGTCAATAACGGATTTGAAAGCGGATATTTTCAGGTTCCTGCGCACGCGCCACGATGTCGATCCGGATGATGAACGTGCTATCGGGAATTTCGATTTGTATGAAGAGTTCAGCAAAATCAACGGGTTATTCGTCATATTGAAGTTTATTGCCTATTTCGTCGGGGTTTTGGTATTGCTTTCCGGCGTGATCGGCATTTCAAATATCATGCTGATTGTGGTAAAAGAGAGAACAAAGGAAATCGGGATCCGCCGCGCCATCGGGGCATCACCGGGGACAATCAGATCACAAATCCTGACAGAATCGATTTTCCTGACCATCCTTGCAGGCATGCTTGGAATAGCCGCCGCGGCAGGGGTTTTGGCCATAATCAATGCGATTTTGGACAATATGGATTCTGAAGGGATGATGTTTGCCAATCCAAGTGTCGACCTCGGTGTCGTATTTTCCGCTTTGATGATATTGGTATTTTCAGGACTACTGGCAGGATTCATCCCAGCACAAATCGCTATCAAAGTAAAACCTGTTGACGCTTTAAGGGCAGAATAA
- a CDS encoding ABC transporter ATP-binding protein — protein sequence MIEITDLHKSYKTGNSSLHVLKGINFNVNEGELVAIMGSSGSGKSTLLNILGILDEADSGSYILDGLPIKNLNEKIASRYRNQFLGFVFQSFNLINYKSALDNVALPLYYQGIKSRERYEIAMDYLRRVGLESHSHHLPSELSGGQKQRVAIARALASHPKVLLADEPTGALDTKTSYEVMELIQAINDEGKTILIVTHEPDIAAMCKRNVVLKDGQIIDDKMVVQQRVKAHV from the coding sequence ATGATTGAAATTACCGATTTGCATAAATCTTATAAAACGGGAAACTCCAGCCTGCATGTTTTAAAAGGCATCAATTTCAATGTCAACGAAGGTGAATTGGTCGCCATTATGGGGTCATCAGGTTCAGGCAAATCTACCTTGCTCAATATCCTAGGCATACTCGACGAAGCTGATTCCGGAAGTTACATCCTCGACGGACTTCCGATCAAAAATCTCAATGAGAAAATAGCATCACGGTACCGAAATCAGTTTCTCGGCTTCGTATTCCAGTCCTTTAACCTGATCAATTATAAAAGCGCGCTCGACAATGTCGCGTTGCCGTTATATTACCAGGGCATAAAAAGCAGGGAACGGTATGAGATTGCGATGGATTACCTCAGGCGCGTCGGACTCGAATCACATTCGCATCATTTGCCATCAGAGCTTTCCGGCGGGCAAAAACAGCGTGTTGCCATAGCCCGTGCACTGGCATCGCACCCGAAAGTATTGCTTGCCGATGAACCAACAGGCGCTTTGGATACCAAAACCTCCTACGAAGTGATGGAGCTGATCCAGGCTATAAACGATGAAGGAAAAACCATCCTTATCGTAACCCATGAGCCCGATATTGCAGCAATGTGCAAAAGGAATGTCGTGTTGAAGGACGGGCAGATCATCGACGATAAAATGGTTGTCCAACAAAGAGTGAAGGCACATGTTTAA
- a CDS encoding ABC transporter permease — protein sequence MFNIERWNEIFEAIGKNKLRTFLTGISVASGIFILVILLGVGKGLQNGIEKQFERDAAGIIELWPGTTTKEYKGLNPGREIQLHSGDYDMSVQKFGKELDLKSASYSNWGVQVAYGKETGNYMYRGVYPDHKGIENVTMVQGRFINENDMVHFEKSAAIGQKLSNDLFKGKNPLGEMITINTIPYKVVGVFTDPAGEREEARVYAPITTSQKVFGIGDKISNLSFTLKKGEDYDVALAESKKFTAGLKQMLQSKYSVAPDDENAIGIHNSVEDAKKAYNITLYIRLFFWWVGICTIVAGVVGVSNIMLIIVKERTKEIGIRKALGAPPISIIGMILHESIFITTISGFVGLLMSLTLLEIVGPMVDSEFFRNPEVDFNVALTTLFLLVFAGAIAGFFPAYRAARIKPIVALRDE from the coding sequence ATGTTTAATATCGAACGCTGGAATGAAATCTTTGAAGCCATCGGCAAGAACAAGCTCAGGACTTTCCTGACGGGGATTTCCGTGGCATCCGGAATTTTTATCTTGGTGATTTTGCTCGGTGTGGGCAAAGGGCTGCAAAATGGCATCGAAAAGCAGTTCGAGCGCGATGCGGCCGGAATCATTGAACTCTGGCCCGGAACGACCACAAAAGAATATAAAGGATTGAATCCAGGCAGGGAAATCCAGCTGCACAGTGGTGACTATGATATGTCCGTGCAAAAATTCGGCAAGGAGCTCGACCTCAAATCCGCGAGTTACAGCAACTGGGGCGTCCAGGTTGCTTATGGAAAGGAAACCGGCAATTATATGTACCGTGGCGTATATCCCGATCACAAAGGCATAGAAAACGTAACGATGGTACAGGGACGGTTCATCAATGAAAATGATATGGTGCATTTTGAAAAATCCGCTGCCATCGGGCAAAAATTGAGCAACGATTTGTTTAAGGGCAAAAATCCATTGGGTGAAATGATTACGATAAATACCATCCCTTATAAGGTTGTCGGCGTGTTTACGGATCCGGCAGGAGAAAGGGAAGAAGCCAGGGTTTATGCGCCTATTACGACATCACAGAAGGTTTTCGGGATCGGCGATAAAATCAGCAACCTTTCCTTTACCCTTAAGAAAGGTGAGGATTATGATGTGGCTTTGGCCGAATCCAAAAAGTTTACCGCTGGATTGAAGCAGATGCTGCAAAGCAAATACAGCGTGGCGCCCGACGATGAAAATGCCATAGGAATCCATAATTCAGTCGAAGATGCAAAGAAAGCTTACAATATCACTTTGTATATCAGGCTGTTTTTTTGGTGGGTTGGGATCTGTACGATTGTGGCCGGAGTCGTTGGCGTCAGCAACATCATGCTGATTATTGTAAAGGAACGTACCAAGGAAATCGGCATCCGCAAAGCGCTCGGCGCACCACCCATATCCATTATCGGGATGATTTTGCATGAATCGATTTTCATAACGACCATCTCAGGTTTTGTCGGATTGCTGATGAGCCTCACATTATTGGAAATCGTCGGCCCGATGGTGGACAGCGAATTTTTCCGAAACCCCGAAGTTGATTTTAATGTAGCCCTGACTACATTATTTTTATTGGTTTTTGCCGGAGCGATAGCTGGATTCTTTCCCGCCTACCGCGCTGCACGCATCAAGCCGATTGTAGCCTTAAGAGACGAATAG